A region of Diceros bicornis minor isolate mBicDic1 chromosome 31, mDicBic1.mat.cur, whole genome shotgun sequence DNA encodes the following proteins:
- the LOC131395799 gene encoding olfactory receptor 5D13-like encodes MILNQENQSAEVTFILLGFSEYPGLQVPLFLLFLTIYTITVLGNLGMTAIIKINPKLHTPMYFFLSHLSFVDFCYSTTVTPKLLENLVVEDRTISFIGCIMQFFFACVFVVTETFMLAVMAYDRLVAVCNPLLYTVVMSQKLCSLLVGATYSWGTVCSLTHTYFLLELSFRGKNAINNFVCEHAAIVSMSCSDSYISQKIVLVSATFNEISSLMIILTSYVFIFITVVKMPSTEGRHKAFSTCASHLTAITIFHGTILFLYCVPNSQSSWLRVKVASVFYTVVIPMLNPLIYSLRNKDVKETVRKSINTKLLCH; translated from the exons ATGATTTT GAACCAAGAAAACCAGAGTGCTGAAGTCACGTTCATTCTCTTGGGCTTCTCAGAATATCCAGGACTGCAGGTGCCCCTGTTCCTgttgttcctaaccatctacacCATCACTGTGCTGGGGAACCTGGGCATGACCGCGATTATCAAGATCAATCCCAAACTCCACACTCCCATGTACTTTTTTCTCAGCCACTTATCCTTTGTGGATTTCTGTTACTCTACCACAGTTACACCCAAACTATTAGAAAACTTGGTTGTGGAAGACAGAACCATCTCCTTCATAGGATGTATCATGCAATTCTTCTTTGCATGCGTATTTGTGGTGACAGAAACGTTCATGTTGGCAGTGATGGCATATGACCGACTTGTGGCAGTTTGTAACCCTCTTCTCTACACAGTTGTAATGTCTCAGAAGCTTTGTTCCTTGTTGGTGGGTGCAACATACTCTTGGGGTACAGTCTGTTCCCTGACCCATACCTACTTTCTCTTGGAATTATCCTTCAGAGGAAAGAATGCCATAAATAACTTTGTCTGTGAGCACGCTGCCATTGTCTCTATGTCTTGCTCTGACTCCTACATTAGCCAGAAGATCGTTTTAGTCTCTGCCACATTTAATGAAATAAGCAGCCTGATGATCATTCTTActtcttatgtttttattttcatcactGTCGTGAAGATGCCTTCAACTGAGGGACGCCACAAAGCCTTCTCCACATGTGCCTCCCACCTAACAGCCATTACCATTTTCCATGGGACCATCTTGTTTCTATACTGTGTTCCTAACTCCCAAAGTTCATGGCTCAGGGTCAAGGTAGCCTCTGTCTTTTACACAGTGGTCATCCCCATGCTGAACCCACTGATCTACAGCCTCAGGAACAAAGATGTGAAGGAGACAGTCAGGAAGTCAATCAATACCAAATTATTATGTCATTAA
- the LOC131395796 gene encoding olfactory receptor 4P4-like: protein MENRNNISELILLGLSQKKEIELLCFSLFLLCYIAILIGNLLVMISITCSQLINQSMYFFLSYLSLSDICYTSTVTPKLIVDLLAEKKTISYNGCMTQLFTMHFFGGIEVFILTGMAYDRYVAICKPLHYTVIMSRQKCDAVIAASCARGFLHSFGQFLLAIFLPYCGPNEIDHYFCDVYPLLKLACTDTSRIGLLVIANSGLMGLVTFVVLLLSYTVILHTVRSTSAENRYKALSTCSSHITVVVFFFAPLLFIYIRPATTLPEDKVFALFYTIIAPMLNPLIYTLRNMEMKNAIKKLWCRMIGSKEIN from the coding sequence ATGGAAAATAGGAATAACATCTCAGAACTTATTCTCTTAGgactttctcagaaaaaagaaatagaacttcTCTGTTTTTCACTGTTCTTACTTTGTTACATTGCAATTTTGATTGGAAATTTGCTTGTCATGATTTCTATCACCTGCAGTCAACTTATTAACCAGTCTATGTATTTCTTCCTGAGTTACCTGTCCCTCTCAGACATTTGCTACACCTCCACTGTGACCCCAAAGTTAATCGTTGACTTGCTGGCAGAAAAGAAGACCATTTCCTACAATGGCTGCATGACACAGCTTTTTACTATGCATTTCTTTGGGGGCATCGAGGTCTTCATCCTCACAgggatggcctatgaccgctatgtggccatttgCAAGCCCCTGCACTACACTGTCATCATGAGCAGGCAGAAGTGTGATGCCGTGATCGCTGCTTCCTGTGCCCGGGGATTCCTACATTCCTTTGGTCAGTTTCTCCTCGCCATCTTTCTACCCTACTGTGGCCCCAATGAAATAGATCACTACTTCTGCGATGTGTATCCTTTGCTGAAACTGGCCTGCACTGACACAAGCAGAATCGGTCTCCTGGTCATTGCAAATTCGGGCCTGATGGGCCTGGTGACTTTTGTGGTCTTGTTGCTATCTTACACTGTGATCTTACATACTGTCAGGTCCACCTCTGCAGAGAATCGTTACAAAGCTCTTTCCACGTGCAGCTCCCACATCACTGTGGTGGTCTTTTTTTTTGCTCCTttactctttatttatattcgACCAGCAACTACTTTACCAGAAGACAAAGTGTTTGCTCTTTTTTATACTATCATTGCCCCCATGCTCAACCCTCTGATATACACACTAAGAAACATGGAGATGAAGAATGCCATAAAGAAACTCTGGTGCCGGATGATAGGAAGTAAGGAAATAAACTAA